CGCCGCCGCATCGAAATCGCCGAGCGCCGCGCGGCCGAGACCCAGCGCGGCCAGGAAAAGCTGGAAGTGGCGCGCACCCGCGCGGCATCCGAACTGGACTGGCGGATTGCCGATACGGCACTGCCGCAGGCCATCGGCGATTTCCTGCGGCAGCCGTGGCAGCACCATCTCACCTTGGCGGTGCTGCGCGAAGGCGACGACGGCCCTTCCGTGAGCGAGGCGCTCGCGTTGGCGGACGGGATCCTGGAAGAAGTGTCCGAAGCCCGGCGCCAGATCGTCGGCAAGCCGTGGCTGCAGGCATGGCACCCGGTGCTGCGCAAGGTGTTTGCCAGTGTCGGCGTACACGCCGATGGCGCCAACGCGGCGATCGATTCGCTGCATGACACGCTGCAGTCCATTGCCGAATCGCGCCCGGAACTGGAACGCGCGCTGCCGGAGCTGCCCCAAGTGGTCCTGCCGACGCCGCCGGCTGCGGACAGCGCGGGCGTGGAGCTGGGCAGCAAGGTAGACGTCACCGATTTCGACAATGCCGATGCCGACCGTTTCCGCGGCCTGGAAATCGGCAGCTGGCTCGATTTCGTCGACAAGGACGGCAAAGTCCAGGCCGGCAAACTTTCCTGGGTCAGCCCGATCTCGCAGCGCCTGCTGTTCGTGAACCGACGCGGCGTGCGTTTCTGCGTGGCCTCGCCGGAAGAGCTGGCAGTCATGGTGCGCCTCGGCCGCCTGCGCGCGCACATCGACGATGGCGCCTTCGACAGCGCCATGCAGGGCGTGATCGATCGCCTGGACACCAAGGGCGCTACGGTTCACTGAGGTTGCCGCTTGCAGCAACGTCAACGTCAACGTCAAAGGCAGCGTTTCGGTTGCTACGTGCTGGGGGAGGCCGACGGGCAGCCCCTTACGGGACACGCCGTAAATACATCCTTGTAGGCTTGGCAAAAACATCCATGTTTTTGACAGTCCCTACAGGGGCTGCCCGCCGGCCTCCCCCGACAGTGGATCGCGCGCGGATGGAAGAACAGCCACGCAGGGCGTGGCTCTACGCGGATCACATGGCATCAGGGCAGGGTAGGGTCGGTTCCCAAACGACTGCCGTTGTAACATCCACGCCCGGTAACGCATGGAAATGATCAAAACGGCCTTTGATCTCCCATGGCCACCGTCACGCCGTCAGAGGGTCGGCGGGTGCGGGGGTACGGGGGCTTTGCGAAACATGGATGTTTCGCAAGAGCCCCCATGGATGGGTTCACGGCGCCCCCCGTACCCCCGCACCCGCCGGCCCTGCGCGATAACCCGTCAGGCAATGGCTGTTCGCCTGAAGGCATGAAGCTGCCGGCCAACGGCCGGCACCCATGCAAAGCCCGATTCCAGGCAGCGCTTCCAGCGGAAAGGTCTTCCACCCGACCAATCGGGTTACGATCCCACCACTTACCGCTGCTCGGGGACATGCATGGCTGTCGAGGTGTTGGGGGTCAAGGAACACGCGCAGGGCGAACGCCGCGTAGCGCTGACGCCGGAAACGGCGCGCAAGTACATCGCGCTGGGCGCCACCGTGTGGATCGAACCGGGCGCCGGCACGCGCGCCGGCTTTACCGACCAGGCCTACCTGGATGTCGGCGCGCAGCTCGCCGATGACACCCGCCTGGGCCAGGCCGACATCGTGCTGTGCGTGCAGCCGCCGGAAACCGCGCGGCTGCGCCAGCTCAAATCCGGTGCCGGCCTGGTCGGCATGCTGCACCCGCAGGCCGATGACGAACGCGCCGGCGTGATCCAGTCACGTGGGCTGCAGGCATTTCCCTTGGAGCGCCTGCCGCGTACCACCCGTGCACAGTCCATGGACGTGCTCAGTTCGCAGGCCGGCATGGCCGGCTACAAGGCCACCCTGATTGCTGCCCAGCTTGCACCGCGCTTCTTCCCCATGCTGACCACCGCCGCCGGCACCATCCGGCCCTCGCGCGTGCTGGTGGTGGGCGCCGGCGTGGCCGGCCTGCAGGCCATTGCCACCGCGCGCCGGCTTGGGGCGCAGGTGGAGGGCTTCGATGTGCGCCCCGAAACCCGCGAACAGATTGAATCGCTCGGCGGCAAGTTCCTTGACCTTGGCGTCAGCGCGGTGGGCGAGGGCGGTTACGCCCGTCCGTTGACCGATGACGAGCGGGCCGAGCAGCAGCGCCGGCTGGGCGAGCACCTGCGGTTGGTCGATGTGGTGATCTGTACCGCCGCCGTGCCCGGCCGCCCCGCGCCGAAGATCGTCACCAGCGCGATGGTGCAGGGCATGCGCCCAGGCAGCGTGGTCGTGGACCTGGCGGCTGAAACCGGCGGCAACTGCGAGGCCACCCGGCCGGGCGAAACCGTCGACGTCGGCGGCGTCACCGTGGACGGCCCGCTCAACCTGGCCAGCCAGGGTGCGGTGCACGCCAGTGAGATGTATGCGCGCAACCTCTACAACTTCGTCGCGCTGTTCCTGAAGGATGGCGCGGTGGCGTTTGACTGGGACGATGAGCTGCTGGCGAAAACGCGCTGGATTGCGAACTGATATCGCTACCGCGGCGGCAGATCCTTGACCGGATTGGCCTTCAGCCATTCCTGCCGCTGCTCCGGGCTCATGCTGCCCCAGCGCTCTCGCAGCGCATCGCGCTGGGCCGGGGTCATGCCGCGCATCTGCGCGAACAGCGCGCGGGCCTGCTCGCGCTGCTCCGGACTCATGTTCTCGAAACGGTGGCGGCCGCGCCGCGCCAGCTCGCGCTGTTCCGGGGTCATGCTCTGCCAACGCTGGCCATGCTGCAGCATGCGCTCTCGCTGTGGCGGCGGCGCGTCGTTCCAGCGGTCGCGTACCGGCGCGATCAGCGCATCGCGCTGCTGCGGGGTGAGCTTGTCCCACTCGGGCAGCGTCGAGGTCTGCGCGGCGCTGGCCGCGCTCAGCGAGAGCAGTACCAGTGCCAGGGTCAGTCGCGGTTTCATGTTCACTCCATTGCCAGGTCGGTGGCGCCCAGCCACAGGTACAGGTCCGGATTCTCGTCGAGCACGTCGCTGCTGTCATCCGCCGCCATGGCCGCCACCTGCATCGGGGTGACCGCAGGCGGTCGGGCGGTGAAGCTGATGCCCAGGCCCAGCGCCACCACCAGCGAACATGCGGTGGCCAGCCACCAGCCGTGCGCGCGGGCCCGCTGCGGCGCATGCCGCGCGGCACGCAGGCGCGCCAGCGTGGCGGGAGATAGCTGGGTCACCGCATGTGCGTGCAGCTGCGCCAGTGCGGCGTCATCGGGAAGGGTGGGGGGCACGTGGCGGCTCACAGTTCAATCTCCAGGTGCTGCTGCAGCGCCTGCCTGGCGCGCGAAAGATGGGTTTTGACCGCGCCCTCGCTGCAGCCCATGGCCGCTGCGGTCGTGGCGCCGTCGAGCTGCTGCAGCACGCGCAGGGTGAAGGCCTCGCGCTGGCGTGCAGGTAGATCGCGCAATGCCCTGACCAGCGCCGCGTACTGGTCGCGCTGCTCATGGGCCTGGGCCGGGCCGGGTCCAGGGTCGGCCCAGTCGATGTCGTGGTCGCCGGCCAGCTCGTCGCTGCTGCGCCAGAACCGCAGCCGGAAGCCGCGGCGGCGCTGCAGGTCGACCACCCGGCGGCGCAGGATGCTCCAGAACAGCGGGGACCACTCCCCTGCGGGCTTGTCGCGGTAGGCCAGCATGCGCAGCATCGCGTCCTGCACCGCGTCCAATGCGTCGTCGCGCTGGCGCAGCCCGGCCTCGGCGAAGCGGAACGCGCGCGGGCCGATGCCGGCCAGGAACGCATCCAGCGACACCGGCAACGCGGTTTCGGCATCGGCATCGTCAGCCAGGGGCGGCAGGGAGGGGCTCACCAGCACAGGGTAGCGCTCGCGCAGGGGGATACGGTGAGAACGCACCAGCGCGGCATCGGTTGACCGCCCTGCAGAACGGTTCAGCGCATGGTTATGATGCAGGGGACGGGATGACCGCCGGGAAGAGGAACAGCAATGAGCGACGGGTTCGTGGCGTTGTATATCTTCATGCTGGCTGCGATCGCAGGCCACGTGATCATTTCGCGGGTGCCGGTGATCCTGCATACCCCCCTGATGTCCGGGTCGAACTTCATCCACGGCATCGTGCTGATCGGTGCCATGGTGGTGCTGGGCCATGCGCAGACCCCGCTGGAAAAGATCATCGGCTTCATCGCCGTGGTGCTCGGCGCGGGCAATGCCGCCGGTGGCTACGTGGTGACCGAACGCATGCTGGACATGTTCAAGCCCAGCCAGAAGCGCGACGCCGGGGAGAAGGCGCCTTGAACATCACCACCGCGCAACTGCTTCAGTGGCTGGTGCAGGTGAGCTACCTGGTCGCCGCCACCCTGTTCCTGCTCGGCCTGCAGCGCATGGCCTCGCCGATGACCGCGCGCAGCGGCATCCGCTGGGCCGGCCTGGGCATGCTGATCGCCACGGTGGCGACCTTCTTCCTGCCCGACCTGCACAACGTGCCACTGATCCTGGCTGCGGTGGCGATCGGTACCGGCGTGGCGTGGTGGTCGGCCAAGCGCGTGGCCATCACCGACATGCCGCAGATGGTGGCGCTGTACAACGGCATGGGCGGCGGGTCGGCCGCCGCGATCGGTGCGGTGGAACTGCTGCGCTTCTCGTTCCTGGCCAACCGCGATACCAGCCACTGGAGCGCGCAGGCCATCGCCGAACTGAGCGCGCGCCAGCCCTCGGCCACGGTGCTGGCGCTGGCGG
This is a stretch of genomic DNA from Stenotrophomonas rhizophila. It encodes these proteins:
- a CDS encoding NAD(P) transhydrogenase subunit alpha — translated: MAVEVLGVKEHAQGERRVALTPETARKYIALGATVWIEPGAGTRAGFTDQAYLDVGAQLADDTRLGQADIVLCVQPPETARLRQLKSGAGLVGMLHPQADDERAGVIQSRGLQAFPLERLPRTTRAQSMDVLSSQAGMAGYKATLIAAQLAPRFFPMLTTAAGTIRPSRVLVVGAGVAGLQAIATARRLGAQVEGFDVRPETREQIESLGGKFLDLGVSAVGEGGYARPLTDDERAEQQRRLGEHLRLVDVVICTAAVPGRPAPKIVTSAMVQGMRPGSVVVDLAAETGGNCEATRPGETVDVGGVTVDGPLNLASQGAVHASEMYARNLYNFVALFLKDGAVAFDWDDELLAKTRWIAN
- a CDS encoding DUF3106 domain-containing protein — translated: MKPRLTLALVLLSLSAASAAQTSTLPEWDKLTPQQRDALIAPVRDRWNDAPPPQRERMLQHGQRWQSMTPEQRELARRGRHRFENMSPEQREQARALFAQMRGMTPAQRDALRERWGSMSPEQRQEWLKANPVKDLPPR
- a CDS encoding RNA polymerase sigma factor, yielding MLVSPSLPPLADDADAETALPVSLDAFLAGIGPRAFRFAEAGLRQRDDALDAVQDAMLRMLAYRDKPAGEWSPLFWSILRRRVVDLQRRRGFRLRFWRSSDELAGDHDIDWADPGPGPAQAHEQRDQYAALVRALRDLPARQREAFTLRVLQQLDGATTAAAMGCSEGAVKTHLSRARQALQQHLEIEL
- a CDS encoding NAD(P) transhydrogenase subunit alpha, which produces MSDGFVALYIFMLAAIAGHVIISRVPVILHTPLMSGSNFIHGIVLIGAMVVLGHAQTPLEKIIGFIAVVLGAGNAAGGYVVTERMLDMFKPSQKRDAGEKAP